Within the Pseudobythopirellula maris genome, the region CGCCGGGCGGCAGAGCCTCGAGCCTGCCCCCCTCGGCGAGCGCGAGGCGTGCGTCCGGCCAAGAGACCAGCGCCTCGCCGTACGCGTCGCCGCGTCCGATGCACTCGGTAAGCGTTTGCGAGGGGCGGGCGCCGAGCGCACGCGCCAGGCCCGCGTTCTGGGGGTTGGCGCCGACCAAGGTCGATCGCATCCCCGCCGCTGAGCAAGTCCGGGCGAGCGCGATCGCCGCGGTGGTGACGCCCGCCTTGGGCGCCACGCCGGCCAACGCGAGCACGCGGGCGCCATCGCCCGTCAGGCGGTCGATGAGCCGTGCGAGCTCAGCCCCCGCGGCCCAGTAGAGACGCTCCGCCATCGCCGGCCAGGGGGTCGCGTACAACTCGGCCGCGGCTCGGCATCGCGTGGGCGTGGCCTCGGCTGTGGTTTGCGTGCCGCTTGCCCCAGGCGCCGGAGGGCCAGCACCGAGCGGACCGAGGGGCGACTTGCCGATCAGTTGGGACAACGGCGACCTCGCGCCGGGGCCCTCGGCGGCGTGGGTCTGGCGTTCGCTTGTCGCGTCGCTCTGTTGGGGGCTGCTCTGCCGGGAGGCAGTCGCCGCGGGAACGCGTCGGTAGGCGTCGATAAAAGCTTGGTCGGTGGTCGGCATCGCGGTTGGCTTCTGCTGAGTGAGCTTCAGTGTGAGGAGGGCGACCAGCGTGTGGCGCGGTGGGGGGTCTTGGGATACCCCTGCGCGTCGTTGCTTTGCTCGGCGTGCTGCGTCGCGGTCGATGGCCTAGCGGCTTGCTCGGCGGGAAGCATGGCTACCCGGTCGCTCGCCACCACGCGGTGGGGCTCAAGGGGCGTCAGCCGCTCGCCGAGGACCGCACGCGGCGCCGCGTCGCGGGCGGCGGCAAGGCCCACGGGGCCCGAGGCGGACAAACCGGTTGGCGATTGCGTCTGGCGCCGGGCCACGCCTTCTTGTGGTGACTCGTAGGCGGGCGGCACGTAGCCCGGCCGCGCGCCGCTCCGCAAGCTCGCGGCGTCGGAGTCGATCGGGCTGAGGCCGTCGTTGGCGAGCAACTCGCCGCCGCCCCAACCGGCGGGGTCGGAGCCCCAGGGCGTGGCGTCGAAATCGCCCATCACCGAATCGATTTCGGGTCCCGGCGCGTCGGCCTCCACGCCGCTGGCGGCGCCCGCCAGCAGAGCGATGCTCACTCCCGCTGCCGAAAGCAAGCCGAGCAAAACGGCCCAGCGAGCGGTCGTACCGACACGCTCGGACCAAGGCCCGCTGAGTTCGATCGCGACGGGGCTCTCGCCCTCGTGAAGCCGCACCCGGTCGCCGACTGTAGCTGAAGCGGCGTGACCGATGTCGATACGCACGGCTTCGTCCGTCGCCGCAACGGCTTCTGGCGCGATCTCCTTGACCGCGACTGCTCGATCGGCGGCTGACTGATCGGGCGTTGCTTGGGTCGAAGGGTCATTCGCCAAGGCGAAGTGCGAACTCGGCCGCGGCTGCGAGTTCGCGTCGACCCGCGTGCTCGTAGCGTCGCTCTTGGTCGCGTTCGCTTCCGACGTGTGGGACTCAACTTCCACCCACGGCAGCTTGAGAAGCGTCGGCGGCAACGGGGCGCCGGCGGCCTCGGGAGGGGCGTATCCCTCGACGGTGAACGTGTCGAAAGTCGAATACGGCTCGCTCATTGACTCTTCCTGCGTGATCGGGCCGGGCGGCTGACGCGGCAGCAAACCCTGCACACCTTGCGCTGCGGACGCGCACTGCGACGTTACAGGTATCGGAGCGGGTTGGGGGGGTCTTGAGGATTGTTCCGCGCCCCGCCAGCGTCGCCCCTTAAGAGGGCCTCTATCCGCGGGCTCACCGGGCGCTCGGACCGCGAGAGGCCTGCGCCCCCGCCCCAGCCTGCCCAGACCCCCAGGAGTCGGCTGGCCACAAGATAGCGGCGCCGTCGCGGCTAGCGGTAAGGGCCGTGAGGCCATCGGGAGCGAACCCGACCGCAGTCACTTCCTGCGTGTGCCCGGCGAGCGAGAGAATCTCCTTGCCCGTGGCGGCGTCCCACAGCTTCACCGCGTTGTCGCGGCCGCCGGTCAGCACGCGGCGTCCGTCGGGGCTGATCGCCACGCTCGACACCCCCGCCGTGTGGCCCAAAAGCTCGGCCCGGGTTTCGCCCGTCGTGGCGTCCCACACACGGGCCGTGTTGTCCTCGCTGCCGGTAACGACCCAGTGGCCGTCGCGAGACACGGCGCCACACAGCACCGCCCAGGCGTGCCCTTCGAGCGTGAATTGGCTCTCCCCTGTAGCCGTGG harbors:
- a CDS encoding CpsD/CapB family tyrosine-protein kinase, which codes for MPTTDQAFIDAYRRVPAATASRQSSPQQSDATSERQTHAAEGPGARSPLSQLIGKSPLGPLGAGPPAPGASGTQTTAEATPTRCRAAAELYATPWPAMAERLYWAAGAELARLIDRLTGDGARVLALAGVAPKAGVTTAAIALARTCSAAGMRSTLVGANPQNAGLARALGARPSQTLTECIGRGDAYGEALVSWPDARLALAEGGRLEALPPGACEELVASSDLVVIDMGVVTQRLTHGLQPFGKLETRVALIHSEGDDARDIDHARKSLEGLGIGPCGLIEVAAAS